The following proteins are encoded in a genomic region of Acidobacteriota bacterium:
- a CDS encoding zinc ribbon domain-containing protein, whose product MSDLIVLGDSGASPYHTTEHYLRKVLVGDIKSVRVRLIAALERLDYDILDDDDHIVRGRRQARGWGTSYSSADVLDYPMTLIVKLKEQGEHATRATFDYVVKHPSLSKGEKEVLTREAEAISALATVRALDKICSACGIESTDDSRFCRRCGSKMVVESNELEILPMYSEIRAGHTSVVTTFIVSAASTVIMGSALLAMLLNGVVFGKGIAALLVIGMVLSFLSTVFVCFGWNRMNRSLKRSQNERELMGSSTSVLPFPDRSNQFELETPPASVTERTTNLLRVNADPAKTGEFGTD is encoded by the coding sequence ATGTCTGATCTGATCGTTCTAGGCGACTCCGGGGCGAGTCCTTATCACACAACCGAGCACTACCTACGAAAGGTGCTCGTCGGCGATATCAAAAGCGTTCGAGTCAGATTGATCGCGGCACTCGAGCGGTTGGATTATGACATCTTGGATGACGACGACCACATCGTTCGCGGCAGGCGGCAGGCACGCGGTTGGGGTACGTCGTATTCGTCGGCGGATGTGCTCGATTATCCGATGACGTTGATCGTTAAGCTCAAGGAGCAGGGCGAACACGCCACGCGTGCCACCTTCGATTATGTAGTTAAACACCCGTCACTTTCGAAGGGCGAAAAGGAAGTTTTGACTCGAGAAGCCGAGGCGATCTCCGCACTGGCGACGGTTCGTGCCCTCGACAAGATCTGCTCTGCATGCGGAATTGAATCGACTGACGATTCTCGATTTTGTCGTCGATGCGGATCGAAGATGGTCGTCGAGTCAAACGAACTCGAAATATTGCCTATGTATTCAGAGATCCGGGCTGGCCATACCTCCGTCGTGACGACCTTTATTGTGTCAGCCGCTTCAACTGTTATTATGGGTTCGGCACTGCTCGCAATGCTGCTGAACGGGGTCGTGTTTGGAAAAGGCATCGCGGCACTGTTGGTGATCGGTATGGTGCTGTCGTTTCTTTCAACTGTATTTGTTTGTTTCGGTTGGAACCGAATGAACCGTTCGCTCAAACGATCTCAAAATGAGAGAGAATTGATGGGATCCTCAACTTCGGTACTACCTTTTCCGGACCGTTCAAATCAATTCGAACTCGAAACGCCGCCTGCGTCGGTTACGGAGCGAACTACAAACCTTCTCAGAGTAAATGCGGATCCGGCGAAGACCGGCGAATTCGGTACTGATTAG
- a CDS encoding ABC transporter ATP-binding protein, with product MSDEVRKYHEEDEIGKTYDLRVARRLLRYLRPYWKLVVTALFLTLITNILISTQPLFTKMAVDDYITPKKTDGIWLFALVFFGVFLFRFLFSYIQEILLNNVGQRVMFDLRTELFTKLQRQEVAYFDRYPVGRTMTRLTGDVDALNELFTSGVIDVLGDLVVIFAIIGMMFWMDWKLALVSLITVPLLFTATNWFRKHARNGFDKVRTRSAKLNAFLQEYISGAQTVQLFNAEDKAKKRFSEINDDYRNANIETIYYYAIFYPLVDFIGAIGIAMVIFAYGYESLSGMSAAGAGLTVGILASFIQYSLQLFQPIRDLSDKFNVLQAAIVASHRIFILLDRDIEVTTPAAPKRTGKAVGKIEFKNVWFAYKEEDWVLKDISFKVDLGESIALVGHTGSGKSTVTNLLMRFYDIQKGSILLDGVDIREWDLHDLRSIFAVVLQDVFLFSGTIENNIKLGNDEIGMERVEWAAKEVRADEFIKKLDGGYSAEVRERGAGLSVGQKQLISFARALAFDPTILILDEATSSIDTETEQLIQRAVERVMEGRTSLVVAHRLSTIQKCDRIIVLHHGELREIGTHNELLANRGLYWRLYQLQYSDEKLHTSAPGFLTPPLGVENGTQG from the coding sequence ATGTCCGACGAGGTTCGCAAATATCACGAAGAAGACGAGATCGGAAAAACGTACGACCTGCGTGTGGCTCGCCGTCTGTTGCGGTACCTGCGCCCATATTGGAAACTCGTCGTTACTGCTCTATTTCTAACACTCATAACAAATATATTGATCAGCACGCAGCCACTGTTCACAAAAATGGCGGTTGACGACTACATCACGCCCAAAAAGACAGACGGTATTTGGTTGTTTGCACTCGTATTTTTTGGTGTATTCCTGTTCCGGTTCCTCTTTTCCTATATTCAGGAAATTCTTCTTAATAATGTCGGCCAGCGGGTGATGTTCGATCTGCGGACGGAGCTTTTCACAAAACTCCAACGTCAGGAAGTAGCCTATTTCGACCGATATCCTGTTGGGCGGACGATGACTCGGCTGACCGGCGATGTCGATGCTCTCAATGAACTTTTCACCTCAGGTGTCATCGATGTGTTGGGCGATCTGGTCGTCATTTTCGCGATCATCGGGATGATGTTCTGGATGGATTGGAAGCTTGCCTTGGTCTCGCTGATCACAGTCCCACTCTTGTTCACGGCCACAAATTGGTTTCGCAAGCACGCCCGGAATGGTTTCGACAAAGTTCGGACCCGAAGTGCCAAGCTCAACGCATTTCTTCAAGAATACATTTCTGGTGCTCAAACCGTTCAGCTATTCAATGCTGAGGATAAAGCAAAAAAGCGATTCTCCGAGATCAACGACGATTATCGCAATGCGAATATTGAGACCATTTATTACTACGCGATATTTTATCCGTTGGTCGACTTCATTGGGGCGATCGGCATTGCGATGGTCATCTTTGCTTATGGTTACGAAAGCTTGAGTGGAATGTCTGCGGCCGGTGCCGGGCTTACGGTCGGTATCCTTGCTTCATTTATCCAGTACTCGCTGCAGCTGTTTCAGCCGATACGTGATCTTTCGGACAAGTTCAACGTGCTGCAGGCCGCAATCGTAGCTTCGCATCGCATCTTTATTTTGCTTGACCGCGACATTGAGGTCACCACACCGGCGGCGCCGAAACGCACGGGCAAAGCGGTGGGCAAGATCGAATTTAAGAACGTTTGGTTCGCTTACAAAGAAGAAGATTGGGTCCTTAAGGATATTTCGTTCAAGGTCGATCTCGGTGAAAGTATTGCTCTTGTGGGCCATACAGGTTCAGGCAAATCGACAGTCACCAATCTGCTGATGCGGTTTTACGACATTCAGAAGGGATCGATCCTGCTCGATGGTGTCGATATCCGCGAGTGGGATCTTCACGACCTGCGTTCGATCTTTGCGGTCGTTTTGCAGGACGTCTTTCTGTTTAGCGGGACGATCGAAAATAACATCAAACTCGGCAATGATGAGATCGGTATGGAACGCGTCGAGTGGGCCGCGAAAGAAGTGCGGGCCGACGAATTCATTAAAAAGCTGGATGGCGGCTATTCCGCAGAGGTTCGTGAACGCGGTGCCGGCCTGTCAGTCGGGCAGAAGCAATTGATCTCATTCGCCCGTGCACTCGCCTTCGATCCGACGATATTGATCCTGGACGAGGCCACCAGCTCGATCGATACCGAGACCGAACAGCTTATCCAACGCGCCGTCGAACGCGTAATGGAAGGCCGAACGTCTCTGGTTGTCGCTCACCGTCTTTCGACGATCCAAAAATGCGACCGCATCATCGTTCTGCATCACGGCGAACTCCGCGAGATCGGTACGCATAATGAACTGTTGGCAAATCGAGGCCTTTATTGGCGTCTATACCAATTGCAGTATTCCGACGAGAAGCTGCACACTTCAGCTCCCGGATTTCTGACGCCGCCGCTGGGTGTCGAAAATGGAACACAAGGGTGA
- the ribA gene encoding GTP cyclohydrolase II — protein MLENSGQPESSPDCRGASRTVTVERVATAKLPTQIGEFNITGYRSLTSDEEFVVIYKGEMEADVPTLVRIHSQCLTGDVFGSIKCDCGPQLHKAMEMIEAEGRGAIVYQQQEGRGIGIINKIRAYALQDEGADTVEANEQLGFAVDSRDYQQCAEILFDLGLCKVRVISNNPDKLKALETAGLRIVERIPIEVAAEKPAAHYMRTKKEKMGHLINF, from the coding sequence ATGCTAGAAAACTCCGGTCAACCTGAAAGCAGTCCCGATTGCCGGGGGGCCTCCCGCACAGTCACTGTCGAACGTGTGGCCACTGCCAAACTGCCAACGCAGATCGGCGAGTTCAACATCACCGGTTACCGCTCGCTCACCAGCGATGAGGAGTTTGTTGTCATTTATAAGGGCGAGATGGAGGCAGACGTGCCGACTCTTGTACGTATTCACTCGCAGTGTCTGACGGGTGACGTCTTCGGATCGATCAAATGCGATTGCGGCCCGCAGCTTCACAAGGCGATGGAAATGATCGAGGCCGAAGGCCGCGGAGCTATCGTCTATCAACAGCAGGAAGGCCGCGGCATCGGCATCATAAACAAGATCCGGGCCTACGCACTGCAGGACGAAGGTGCCGATACTGTCGAGGCCAATGAGCAGCTCGGATTCGCAGTGGACAGCCGAGATTATCAGCAGTGTGCCGAGATCTTGTTCGATCTTGGATTATGCAAGGTCCGCGTGATCTCTAACAATCCCGACAAATTGAAAGCTCTTGAAACAGCCGGACTCAGGATAGTTGAACGAATTCCGATCGAAGTGGCAGCCGAGAAGCCCGCAGCCCATTATATGAGGACAAAAAAGGAAAAAATGGGCCATTTGATCAATTTTTGA
- a CDS encoding TonB-dependent receptor, with protein MNKNFKFITAALSLVFCFTAIAFGQKTTGNVEGTVTDPNGAVVAGATVTLRASGSTSGFSATTTSRDDGFFQFSQIAPGSYTMTSTATNFKRTTQEIQVSVDKTTNVSPKLEVGAGEVTVEVTSDSAVSIDLGNTKVDTTITKRIIEDLPAGVTFASLLKIAPNVRPELGGFQIDGASGSENVFIIDGQEVTNFRTGSLDGNFNIPFEMVQEVQVKSTGYEAEYGGATGGIVNVVTSGGNDKWRGSFGSSFRVAKFQGDRRAILGSFNVGGVTNTAGATTYFQPPNDGGTSFYPTASFSGPIAKGKLWFSGSYAPQIDDVTRDITYFITTDPGSSALNPATRAVAPAGTVRYQSNTRQENMFGRLDAQPFKRLRMFATFLYNPPVQDGLLPGTTEGLNGSPAPVNYGGTIGTLVGPDLYGQYGGRQNANAFNSGATWNPTNWAILNFRFGRSFLNEKLGSYSVPRITRVLCSQVSGPATAALTGCTQGFQNVSTNSQVSYDVSTRTTFDADAGFVGLNAGGRHNIKFGYQLNRLFNTVDRGYADLGLIQLFYGRLVNALDGGATPSGPLCPTAPAPPTPGCVLGSGLMTRFGTVGEASSDNHGLFVQDSWQVNSRLTLNLGVRIENEQVPSFGPAATSQAITFGWGDKISPRIGGAFDLTGDGKTKLIANYGWFYDRFKYELPRGSFGGDFFRRDFFDLTPARGYNYLGYTYANILGNTPDILGGQCPIVGGTGYSICQRDFRIATNIIGADIFESGGIDPDIKAARQSEYTFGLERQLGQNFVLAGRYTHKQVDRAIEDVGVFNAQGSEAYIIGNPGLGLVCEISRQGNYPCTKANRKYDAIEVRLDKRATNYFFNINYTWSRLFGNYSGLASTDEGGRNSPNVNRYFDLPPLGFTADGDPDNGLLATDRTHVVKAYGGYSFDWKSNGVNRTSVNAFTTIQSGTPLTTIYNLYSLGTTILNGRGDLGRTEMFTETDIGINHRYKFGRDNRFAIEGFLDIRNLFNESNVLGVQNNISGVNFAGGLLYGRRSGPATPMLVILRRAGPWRLHHMSG; from the coding sequence ATGAACAAGAACTTCAAATTTATTACCGCAGCTCTTTCGCTGGTCTTTTGCTTCACGGCAATTGCATTCGGCCAAAAGACCACGGGTAATGTTGAAGGAACCGTAACTGACCCGAATGGTGCCGTCGTAGCCGGCGCAACGGTGACGTTAAGGGCATCGGGATCAACCTCTGGTTTTTCTGCGACGACCACATCGAGAGATGACGGCTTCTTTCAATTTTCACAGATCGCTCCGGGCTCATACACCATGACCTCGACGGCGACAAACTTTAAGCGAACCACCCAGGAGATCCAGGTTTCGGTCGACAAAACGACCAACGTAAGCCCGAAACTCGAAGTCGGTGCTGGTGAGGTTACGGTCGAAGTCACATCTGACTCGGCTGTTAGTATCGATCTTGGCAATACCAAGGTTGACACGACCATCACCAAACGCATCATCGAAGATCTTCCTGCAGGCGTTACCTTTGCTTCGTTGCTCAAGATCGCTCCGAATGTCCGTCCGGAACTCGGCGGATTTCAGATTGACGGCGCCAGCGGATCGGAAAACGTGTTCATCATCGATGGACAGGAAGTTACTAACTTCCGTACCGGTTCACTCGACGGGAACTTCAACATTCCTTTCGAAATGGTTCAGGAAGTACAGGTAAAATCGACCGGTTACGAAGCTGAATACGGCGGAGCTACCGGTGGTATCGTCAACGTTGTCACCTCTGGTGGTAATGACAAATGGCGTGGATCGTTCGGTTCGTCCTTCCGAGTCGCAAAATTCCAGGGTGACCGTCGTGCGATCCTGGGTTCGTTCAACGTCGGCGGTGTCACGAACACGGCCGGTGCAACGACCTATTTCCAGCCGCCCAATGACGGCGGAACTTCTTTCTATCCGACTGCTTCGTTCAGCGGCCCGATCGCCAAAGGCAAACTTTGGTTCTCTGGTTCGTATGCACCGCAGATCGATGATGTAACACGTGACATTACGTATTTCATCACAACCGATCCGGGCAGCAGCGCACTTAACCCTGCGACGCGTGCGGTCGCTCCTGCAGGTACCGTTCGCTATCAGAGCAATACCCGTCAGGAGAATATGTTTGGTCGTTTGGATGCACAGCCGTTCAAGAGACTTCGCATGTTTGCAACATTCCTTTACAACCCGCCGGTTCAGGACGGCCTGCTTCCGGGAACGACCGAAGGCCTTAACGGCTCTCCGGCACCTGTCAATTACGGCGGCACCATTGGAACGCTTGTCGGTCCTGACCTTTATGGCCAGTATGGTGGACGTCAGAACGCCAACGCGTTCAACTCAGGCGCAACCTGGAATCCGACCAACTGGGCGATTCTGAACTTCCGCTTCGGCCGAAGCTTCCTGAATGAAAAACTTGGCTCATATTCAGTTCCGCGTATAACCCGAGTGCTTTGCTCTCAGGTTTCGGGGCCTGCTACCGCCGCTTTGACCGGTTGCACCCAGGGCTTCCAGAACGTTTCCACTAACTCACAGGTTAGCTACGACGTTTCGACCCGTACCACATTTGATGCTGATGCCGGATTTGTTGGCTTAAATGCCGGCGGACGTCACAATATCAAATTCGGTTACCAGTTGAACCGCTTGTTCAATACCGTTGATCGCGGATACGCGGACCTCGGCCTCATTCAGTTGTTCTATGGCCGTTTGGTCAACGCACTTGACGGTGGAGCAACCCCGTCAGGACCGCTTTGCCCGACCGCACCTGCTCCGCCGACCCCTGGCTGTGTACTCGGATCTGGTCTGATGACCCGTTTCGGCACGGTCGGAGAAGCCAGCAGCGACAACCACGGTTTGTTCGTTCAGGACAGCTGGCAGGTTAACAGCCGCTTGACGCTCAACCTCGGTGTCCGTATCGAAAACGAACAGGTCCCGAGCTTTGGCCCGGCTGCAACTTCGCAGGCGATCACCTTTGGTTGGGGCGACAAGATCTCACCCCGCATCGGTGGTGCATTTGACCTGACCGGTGATGGCAAGACCAAATTGATTGCTAACTATGGTTGGTTCTATGACCGCTTCAAGTATGAACTGCCCCGCGGTTCGTTTGGCGGCGATTTCTTCCGTCGTGATTTCTTTGACCTCACGCCGGCTCGCGGCTACAACTACCTCGGTTACACTTACGCCAACATTCTCGGCAACACGCCGGATATCCTTGGTGGACAGTGCCCGATCGTTGGCGGTACCGGATATTCGATCTGTCAGCGTGATTTCCGTATCGCGACGAACATCATCGGAGCCGATATCTTTGAATCAGGCGGTATCGATCCTGACATCAAGGCCGCTCGTCAGAGCGAATACACATTCGGACTTGAGCGACAGCTTGGCCAGAACTTTGTTCTTGCCGGACGTTACACGCACAAGCAGGTTGACCGTGCTATCGAAGACGTCGGCGTTTTCAACGCTCAAGGTTCGGAAGCATACATCATCGGAAACCCGGGACTTGGCCTCGTTTGCGAAATTTCGCGTCAGGGCAACTATCCTTGCACGAAAGCTAATCGTAAATACGATGCTATCGAAGTTCGTTTGGACAAACGTGCTACTAACTACTTCTTCAATATTAACTACACCTGGAGCCGTCTATTCGGTAACTACTCAGGTTTGGCAAGTACTGACGAAGGCGGACGTAACAGCCCGAACGTAAACCGTTACTTCGACCTTCCGCCCCTCGGCTTCACCGCTGACGGCGATCCGGATAACGGACTTCTTGCAACAGATCGTACGCATGTCGTCAAGGCATACGGCGGTTATTCATTTGATTGGAAGAGCAACGGTGTCAACCGCACCAGCGTCAATGCTTTCACGACCATCCAGTCGGGAACTCCGTTGACCACGATCTACAATCTGTACAGCTTGGGAACCACGATCCTCAACGGACGCGGAGACCTCGGCCGAACAGAAATGTTTACGGAAACCGACATCGGTATCAATCATCGCTACAAGTTCGGACGTGACAATCGCTTCGCTATCGAAGGATTCCTCGATATCCGCAACTTGTTCAATGAAAGCAATGTACTTGGAGTACAGAATAACATTAGCGGAGTAAACTTTGCTGGTGGACTGCTATACGGGCGGCGTAGCGGGCCAGCAACCCCAATGCTGGTAATCCTTCGACGCGCTGGTCCTTGGCGGCTGCACCACATGTCAGGGTGA
- a CDS encoding carboxypeptidase regulatory-like domain-containing protein: MKPIYKRLLMISAVSLLAAGAVLGSAGTPVASSVQGTVYDKQRNPLPDVDVEILNDLYQSLNRTKTDATGRYYFGGLSDGRFTIRVLAFRYDLADQDVPIEI; the protein is encoded by the coding sequence ATGAAACCAATTTACAAACGACTACTTATGATCTCTGCCGTGTCATTATTGGCTGCCGGGGCTGTATTAGGTTCCGCGGGTACGCCCGTTGCGAGTAGTGTGCAGGGCACGGTCTACGACAAGCAGCGAAACCCATTGCCTGACGTGGATGTCGAGATATTGAATGATCTCTATCAATCGCTCAATCGTACCAAGACCGATGCCACCGGTCGATACTACTTTGGCGGATTGAGTGACGGACGCTTCACAATACGTGTTCTCGCGTTCCGATATGATCTTGCGGATCAGGACGTCCCGATCGAGATCTAA